TAAATTCCTCACAACCTCAGACTTTGTTTCATATCTGTTTTGTTATTTCAGGGAgattttgttccttttttttttccttggctTTGCAGGATATGACCCGTGCGTTCTCTTACTGAAATTCTGTATGAATCTTATATTTAGCTTATGTTTCCTTTCTTGAGTAGAAATTGAAATTCGCCTCCTATTCCTACGTTTCTCATTCAGTTTTTCTCCTTATAGTCTGTTCAATTTCAAATCTAATCagaatgaaggtgggaaattgcaatttgaaataaaaagttaaaacaaagtTAATTATCGGTATCAATTAGTATCAATAAGTTCATATTCATAATTCTAAGCGCCTATATATATTACTACTTCTGCATTGTCCTCTGCACACTTGATATTTTAAATTGTATAGAATAATGTTTATTTTGAATGTTCTCATTGAACTgagctttttctttttctttttctgtgtCGTGTTGATTATTGAAGCAGCTTACTAAGGTGTTTGAACGGGAAGAACATTCAGGGTATTCTATGTGAGAGGCTGAGAACGTAAGGTGTCCCTATTTTGGTCCATGTTAAACTTATTTATCTGCCTTTTGATGTGGTTATGTGCTGCAGGTTTGCAAGGAGTTACAATAAGAAGTTGGAGCAGATCTAATAGCATGATACAACCATAGAGAAATTATGGTAGTTTGGGTGGGGTTGAAAGGACACGATGCCCAACTAGGTGACAAAGAAGCAAGGTTGATGACTCATTTGAAGAGGTTGCAAAGAttggtattttttattttacccaCGGGAAAGAAGCAAAGTATGATCCAAACAGGCCTAAGAGACCTCCATTCTCATTCCTCTAATTCAGGTAATTACGATTTATAGGTTAACACAAAATTAAACAAGGGATGGTTTTTCTGGAATATGTAACAATTGAAACTTAATTCAGTGCAGCAAAGAAGCAAGGAAAAGCGTTCAGGAGGATAGGTTTATAATTTATATCTGCTGCTAACCTTTGCACCCCACTTAATAGTCAATAGCCTCCCCCCACCATTCTTCTTAAGAAGCAAATTATTGGATTGCCACCTGAGCACCTGAATTTCACAGCACTATATTAATTGGGTTCACATCTTATTTAGCTTATGTTTCCTCTTTTAGCTTGGCACCATAATCCTAAGTAGCTTCACAACAGTCTTATATTTATTATCTTAAAAGCAACTGAGTTGGATGTTATTCTGCACAAGCAACTCATGACCATCATGTGTGATGTGTGTTTTAGCTTATGTTTGTGACCATCATTGTGATGTGTGATGTGTGTTTTAGCTTCACAACAGTCTTATATTTAGCTTATGTTTCCTCTTTTAGCTTGGCACCATAATCCTAAGTAACATGTCTGATAATTAAGAGTCTTTCATGTTAAGAGTCTCGAGTTTCCTAGAGGGataattaaaaaccaaaattaTCATGTACATCTTTCATGTTTAATATGATAAATATATAATGAGCAGATATTCTTACTGTTCTGAACATCATACAACACCACCAAGTAGGCAGTTAAGATATTTTCTACATTACATTGTAGCTATTTCAACCATGGTGATATGTCTAAACAGTATCAGTAAATCATTTGGCAAAAATCATTCAATGTGTGAAACTTCCATATTATGATAACAATGCTTCCAAATATGCCTTTTGCAATTTCAAAAACTGATTCTATTAATCAGTGCTTTGACTGTTATGTTTCTTTTATAACTTAAATGTCTTACTGGCTCTTCACTACAATtagggatggattggtaagTAAAAGTCTATGATGATCATGATTAAAGAAAATCAATGGTTATGATTTCATCAAGTACCATAAATGCTGTCTGCATAATCAGGGATTTGAATATTTGATTCTATTAATCTGTTATGTCTTGGCTGTTATGTCTTGGCTGTTGTGTTCTCATAGTTTCGATGAATTTCTATATTCAGGAAATCACTTCAACTGGCGTGTCTAGAAGGGCAAGATATATATGGCGGATGTTAGCACTAAGCTAAAGAACAAGAACTTCACTACAGATGTCAAAGTGGACACTAACTCAAATGTGAGTTGAAAAGTTTCGCTGAGATAATTTTTAGTCAAACACTTGAGTCATTTTGTGATTGTAAAATTAATTGCAATGATTTGTCTGATATGATtctttgttttcaaattttagATGGAAATCATGTTTCTGCCTGGGATCTTTTACCTGAGATATATACATTGTTAATTGCATTATTACATGGCTTTTGGATAATGTAAGTTTCCTCTATTTCCTGGATCATTCAATTGGGTACTGGAGAGAAATAATTTTGTGCTGACTGCTCACCATCATCTATTTGTGCCTGCAAGATTATCTATGCTCGTGCCTACACTTATGAGCATCAGTACAACCTCCTCCTTGGCTTAGCTGCTAAAATGTATGAAGAACCGGTGTGATGTTACTGACATTGAACAGAATTATCTTCAATTGCAATATTATGGGATATGGAGAGTTAACAGAATTGACTTATGGCAGATTGTAGATTCAGTGGTTGCTTTGTATAGGGTGGACTTTTCAGGAAGAGGAGAGCTTGCAGCGCCAGGTATATGAATCGGTCATTTAAATTCCTTTACATCAACATTTTCCCTTCTCTATGTCATTTTTTGCTGATATGAAAAATAACCATTGCAGTCAAAACTGGCACAAATGCTTTCTTGATTGATAAAGATAGCTGCAGAATTCAATGTTGCAGTTTACATGACAAATCAAGGTAAATTCTGCACTTGTGTATGAAACTTCCCCTGTTAATTCTTCCCTCTCAAGCCCCAAAACTGATAGTCTAAATGGTTTTGTTTAAAACAATAAGCAGAAGTACTTGATTTTTAGTTTATGGCTCTATAAGACTAATGCTTATCTACAAAAAAACAATTGTTTTGGTTGCAGTCATCTCTTTAGGTAATGCATAatataccttttcttttcttttttgtcttTGTTCTCCTTTAGGTAATGTTCACTCTAGGTTTCTAAAAATTCTCCATTGGGATGTGTTTGAAACTGAAAATGCTACAGAGATAAGTTTTATCAATTTGATGGGTAGTTCAATTGCCAGTCTACACTCCACTTGGAATTTCAATTGCTATATAGTTAAGATATCCTTAATTTTTTGAATGTTCACTAGCTGCTTTCTTACCATTATGTTGAATGTATTTCCAAATATGCCTTTTGcaatttcaaaatttgattCTATTAATCAGTGATTTGACTGTTATGTTTCTTTGACTTTTTTcagaaattaatttaaaaaacataATGACCCTTATATTAAGGAGTGAAGTTTGCAGTTAAGGTAAGACACCCATCCATAGTATATACATTCAGGAAAAGATCTCAGTCCAGTCATCGCCTGCATGACACCTCCTGATTGGTTGATATAAGAaaaaatcctacatggcatgCATTCCTTCATTCCTATTATCCTACACCTTTCTTCTTAACCTACGCTCATCTCTCTTTAATGTCAATTACTATTATCAAAACGCGTTTCTCCCATCTCTCATCTTTGTTTTACTATTTTGGTATGTTATTTACGGGTGACAGTGTAATGTTTGATTTTTCTTACCATGAAGTATTGTATCTTTGAACAGGTCGTAGCAGGTGAGAACGGAGGCAATAAGTGGTTCTCCCTCTGGATGTCTCTCAGTGGCGTTTGTTCCCTAATTTTCATCTTCACAAGCGGCTAGGTCTTCCATATCTTCACCTTGGCTGACATTATGCCCTCATTGCCATCTCAGGTATCTTCAAGCTGTATTTAGTTTTTTcgtttttcaaatatttttaggTGATTGATTAGTTAGCTGATAAGCTGCTGAATTGATTATTTGATTAGTTGCCTCATATATCACTTTGGATTGTTTACAAAAATTCTTTCATTGATTCCCACTTCAATTAACACCTACCTgtgttattgttattattgctcTGCCATATTTGTTATAATTGGCCAATCTTGCCAACCCATACATCCTGAATTGCTAGAGCCTTCTACTATAAATAAGAAGTAGTTTTGACCAAATCTTCAACactctccatcttcttcaaactgcaatttgaaaagaatattattattagcATTCGAGATAGCTAGCTATTGCTAGAGACATTCTTAAAGACCCAAAAATATTGATCCTTGATGAAGCTACGAGTGCATTGGATGCTAAAAGTGAACATAATGTGAATGTCTGCTTCTGGAAACTACTAGAAGCCAGATGGAAATTACACACACTAAGTGTTAAGTGTGTGGAATATTAAGAAAACTTCAATTTCCATTATATGTAGGGTGTTCTTGGATCTGTTAGATGTGATTCTGCATCAAGGAGAAGTGTCATAGTCATTGCACACAGGTGATACTTTAGTTGTCACTTGTCAGTGTTAATTAGTGGTATTccaattcataattttttagttttgaaaTGTGTGAACTGATTTTACAAGCTTTCTACCATACAAGTAGCTGACAGGATTGTGGTGATGGATAGAGGTCATGTTGTTGAGGTTGGtatatttttctattatattttgaATACCTCAAATATTCTAATCAGTATTCTTTCTTGAGGTTTATTATCTTTCATACATGAGccccactttttttttgtttcattaACAATGTAAAAGTTCACACACATGTTGGGCTAATGCTTCTCTAACAattctcatttctttctttttttctcatttctctgTCCACGTTTCTTGCAAATTTTCACACACATGTTGGGCTAATACTGAAGGTTGAAAAAAATGTTAATATAATTCAAAGTGAAATCATCTTGAGCCATAAGTATGTGGTGGTTTAGATGAGTTCTATTTTGAACAGGTACAAAATGTCAGGTCCTGATGGAAGAAATTATTGGATCAGCCATGAAGCAAATATTGGTGGAAGTGATGCAGATGATGCTTAATCATTCTGCCATTCTCAATTCAACAAAGTTGGACGGAGAAAGCCTTTCAAGTGCTTTGTCTCTCAAGTAAATGgaataatgaaataaaaaaactgCTGAAAACTATGTATTAACCAATACTTGGTTAGTTGAttttaagttaattttttcCTCAAATGGAATTTATTCAGTTATGATGCCAAAAaaaaggctatacatgtgtgttaattctttttttctttttactgaATTTGATTCCGGCTCGGTCATGATGAATATGGCATTTGATAGGGTTAATGTGGAGATAAAACTCAGTTCATATTGCCCTCATAGAACTTTATGAGTACAGTATTGCTTCTTTAACATTCAATGCATTCCTGAAACTGTTTGGatttcatttattgaatgatatggttttcttttttctttttcattatccTTTCTTTGCGTGACCTGAAACATAATTGTCATTAACTTCTATCATCGCAGAATGAAAGTCACAGGGAACTTATCTTAAAAGATGGTTTATATGCTTGGTTGACTAGAAAACAGGCAGGTGCCATGACATGATTTGGGTTTCCAGTGCAGGTATTCTATTTTTCTTCtatattctttctttttaaaGTGGGACATTGCAACTTTTTTTTACTTGCTGACCCAGGCATTTATAGATTATAAAAAATGGTGATGTTTagcaaagaagaaagctgcagCAGTTCTGGTTCTAAATGCATGGCGTCTTCAGAAAGATTTCACAATATCAGGATTCAGGCTCTTAGGTTCAGCAGGAACATGAAACCTGTGGTATATATGTTTTAGAGGCAGGAATATTGTAGAAATGTGGTTTGATGGGATAAAATAAATTGCTATAAGAAGACATGCATCTGGACTCGCGCTTCTCCCTCTGCAGCAGCTTTCATCTAAAACAAACATAGGCTTGCTCCATTGTAAATGTAATATTGATGTTCAACATGGATATTCAATTCATAGTCCAGATGGTCATCATGGTGGTATGACTATATAGACACTGTTCATTTAATAAATGTAAATGTAATATTAATGTTTAACACTTGATTTGAAGAAATACAACTGGCCCATGATTGATGACACTTCATAAGCTCAAATCTATCAGATGTGTTTTCAAAGCTCTAATCAATATTTCTTTACCCATTTCCATGGATGGAAAACTTCATCACTATATATTactgagtaatgatatatacacaccccattttttaaacacttcatttccatctctttttatttctatctctcatcttatcatctatcacatctcatattttctctctcttactttttcttttcttcctatctctctcatcattcaacctctccacctcaaaagagaggtgtggatgaaacattatctTATATTGCTTGATGGGGGAAACAAGTTTATAGCTTGAATTCTTTACTAAAATAATCATATTTTTTTCCATTACTTAAATAGTTTAAATACATTAATTAccatcatttattttaattatcgTAAATTTACAAAATATACTAAATGTCATGATTACCATCATTTAATTAAGTTATTAATCATTCATAAATTAATACATTTAATTCGTTGACTTAataattacttttttaaaaaaatcaaacacgTTTTTTTGTCTTTTACAGCATACATTTAAgtcaaattaattaaaataaatttattaccaAATTAATTCGAAGTCAAACAAATCACAAATTAATACATTTAATTCGCTgacttaatttaaaaaaaacgtGAAACAACATTTGATTCAATAATAATTACTATTAAAACAAATCAATCACCTTTTCCTGCCTTTTACAACATACATTTAAGtcaaatgaattaaaataaatttattaccaATTAAGTCTAAgtcaaaaaattcaaatattaataaaatttaattcgttgacttaatttaaaaaaaaaaaccttttacAACATTTAATTCAGTAATAAttactgataaaaaaaaatcacgttTTGTTGTCTTTTACACCATACATTTAagacaaataaattaaaataaatttattaccaCTCAATTTTAAGTCAAACATTTCAAATATTTCATcagtttcaaataaaataacattACATTCATCATTGTATTTAAAATTAAAGGTACCAAATTTAAGGCAAAATGAACGGTCATTTATTGTTTAAAAGTAAATACTCGAATTTAATGATAAAATCCTAATTTCCTCCTTATAattataaagaaataaaaataactaaaaataaatttcGTGTGATAACActctaaaaagaaaaataaaaccacaaaaaataGGCTGATTGGATAGCATCATTTAAGCGAACATCTATATATATGTATCTCCTTACTCATATCATAGCACCAAAGTCTCCTCCATTACACCACaagtattttttcattttcttctaagAAATTACAGCATGAATCCTCACGTCAGTAATCTTGACCAAATAAATACTGCAACAAAAAACTGGAAAATTGTTGTCAGAGTCATCAGGGTGTGGAATACAGAAGTGGAAGGAGAAGGGAATCCACCATCAACCTATAATCTGTTATTGATGGATCGCAAGGTTAGTGACAAAAAACACCAACTTTTTTATTAATTGTCCTAATAACGTTTAATTTACTTTAGAAACTTACATCGATATGAACTTTCACCATTTGTAGGGTCAAACAATGCATGCAGAATGTTGGCTAAGCAGTTCAGAACGTCATGCAAAAAGAATCAATGAAGGATTAGTATACAGCTTTGAATAGTTTTTCGTATGGCATAACTTCCAAGGTTTAAGTTCATCAAGACACCAATATAAGATACACTTGCTGAATAGAACAATGATATTTAAATATGATGAAAGTATGGTTCCTTTGCGTGAGCTGAAGTTTGACAACGTGCATGATGTTCTTAACGATGACTTCGATGAGAGATACTTGGTTGGTAAGTAAATCAATTGATTCAAATAAATTCACGTAGGCTATCACTTTCAAGCATTTACATTAACATGAAAATAGATGTCATGGGGGAAATTACGCACGTCGGAAACTATCAAGGATATGAGTGGAACGGAGTGACGAGTGATATCAGATACATTGAAATCGAATCTGAAGGGTAAGTTATTAGCTTTTACCAtaaaaaaactagaaaaaaaagaatattacctaccggaaaaaaaaattagcgtgattaatttattatttttgcaggaaaaaatttaaatgtttgTTATACGGCGAATTTGTCAACAATTTAGATAAAGTTCTAAGCGGAGAAGATAACAAACATGTTGTTTTTATCATTTTACTGGGAGCACTAACAAGGCATCAAGGtacattttataattttgaTCTAATTTCTAAAATAATCTTCTCTATAAAACAGTAACGGGTTTAATATGTAAATAACATCTGATCAATAAAAAATTTGCAGGGGAATATCAGTTAACTACTGGGTTAAAATGCACAAAAGTCATGTTCAATCCTAACATTCATGAAGCGGAGTGCTACAGAGACAGGTTTGTCAATGCAAAATATTGAATAATCGTTTCAACAACTTTTAATGACAATTCCaactaataatatttatttacagGTTATTTCAGTGTGACGCAATCCCTACTCAAGTTATAAATGTCCTGCTTCAAAGCTTCAAAGttattgaagaagatgaatttcTTAAACTATTTCCACGCACAAACATTGGAAATTTGGTTGCGTGCAGATCGGTATGTTTTTCACACTTAAGTCCTTAAATAATTTTAGctgtatttataaaatataaatttaaaaaaaaccgAAGCATGTTTCCTTTTGTATAGaacaaaacatatttttttgcCATTCTTAAAAAAAGCGTATTTTTTTACATTTACTGgtttttaaatacattaaattttaatcaattaaaaaatgttatatTCCTGTCCTTtttaaatacatatattaataataattttataaaaacaatTACTTATGTATTAccctttttttaaaaatatatataattggtAGAGTTAATTGCGTATTTAACtcctaatatatttattaaatgataGCAACAGTAAGAACAAAATTCTATTACttttatgaaataaattttattagtaaacatatttaatgtttttttttacacatAAAATTTTAGCTAAATAATAGCAACAAATACTACCATAATAcatacatatttaaaaaaacatgttattaGGTAGGTATATTTAAATGTattaaatatacatattttattatcattattcatATTACAAACAGTTGTTAATACAACAAAATTCTAAATCAAATATCCATTATTACAGCGCACAATATTCATTGTGTATGTTGTGATTGAGAAAATTGTGAGCACAGATGATAGAGCAACAACATACTCTGATGGAGCACTATATTTTTGTCCAAAGTGTAACAAGCTCATCACTTCTACCATACGGTAAACTCCattttgaataaataaattattttgttcAATAAACATTACATTTAGTTTAATTATGGATGTTTACCTTAGGTACAAGCTGTTGATACATGTTGCTGATAATATTGGATCTACAACTTTGACAAATTTTTATAGCGATGGTTGTCATCTGATCAACAAAAGAAGCAACGAAATTTTGGATGAAATGGAAAAGGTAAACATATACAATTCAAATTAAGCACTtttacaataaaaaattaattcataatatattaatttatttaattttattttaaataaattctaGAACGGCTGCATGGAACACCCACCAAAAGAAATTGTTGATTTGGTGCAcaaggaattttttttcatgGTCGAAGGGAAAGATAGATTCGGAAAGTGGTTTAAATCAGCATTTAATGTCCTGAAAATTTGCATGGACCCacaaattatttcaaaattcatTCAATTTACAAGTGCACATATGATGAAGAAGATCGAGGTGGAGAAGATGTAGTACCATTCCCTTAATGTTGCTTACGCATAAATATCCATTGTGCTAAACCTTGCTTTGTATTTCTTTATCCGCATTgagaatttatatttttttgggtatattgacctcggtggtcaatttgaatcattttgacaatttttaatatttcatatatttaccACGGTTGTCAATTTTTCAATAAATCGTTGTCTGTTTGAAAATCTTAGTGCAGAGTAATATATATGTGTTATTcaccaaaaaataaattgatatgAAACAACCACATAACAATTGCCCATTTTTCGGTACAATAAACCTATACactaaactaaaaaaataacacccaaaattcttaaaaaaaacaaagaacataactgtatttaataaataaatattgaaaaaattgttcaacaactttttttaaaaaataatcgaGAATAAATTCCCCCGTGCACGGGTATAAAACTAGTACCTATAAACACATcctaaataaaacaaaaactaatTTCTTTGATTGATTAATAAAACAATTGTGCCTCATCGCCACTCTCTCCTCCGCACGCAGAGACAGACACCGCATGTGCCTCATCGCCACCGCGCCCTCCGCCGCGCGACCACTATGGCCGTCACCTCAGCTAGCCGCCATCATCACCGGCTCTTTCCACTATCTCTCAGGTCGGTCCCTCTCTCCTTCCCACTGATGCTGCTGCAAACCTTGTTCCCTTAGGCCCTTGACAAGTTTCCTAGCTCTATCTGTGTTCATGCTGGTACTCCGCAGCAAAGTGCACCAATGCTTGTCTAGACTCTATTCCTCTGCATCTTCATCACTGATAATGGTAGATGAAACTCCACAAGTTCATGCCAATTCTGAGTTCAACTTGTCTTCTGTGTCTCCAGTTCCTGAGACCAACAGGGAACTGTTTCATGTAGTGGTTAGGGTGATTAAGTCCTTGAATTGGAAGATtgctagagaaaaaaaatttggtAGTTGGGTTGAGACTCATGGATTTTCTCATTCAGTTAATTACTTTAGAATCATCATTCACACGTTTGCTATGGCTGGTATGCACTTGGAAGTGTTTGCTTTGCTTAGAGATATTGTTGGATACTGCAAGTGTGACGACTCGTTCGAACAGTTTTCGACTTTGTTGGATTTACCCCATCATTCTGTTCTTGTGTTTAATGTGCTTATCAAAGTGTTTGCTTCTAACTCTATGCTTGAGCATGCCCACCAAGTGTTTGTTAGCGCGAAGAATGTTGGGCTTGAACTTCATATAAGGTCTTGCAATTTCTTGTTGAAATGCTTGGTAGAAGCGAATAGAGCGGTGTTTGTTAGGTTTTTCTTTGTGGAATTGATGGAAACCGGTCCGTTGCCAAATATCCACACCTATACTATCATGATGAGTTGTGGAGATATTAGACTGGCTGCTGAGATTTTAGGAAAAATATATAGGAGTGGGGGAAACCCGACTGTTGTCACGTATGGTACTTATATTCGTGGACTTTGTGAATGTGGTTATGTTGATGTTGCTCACAAGTTAGTTCGTAAATTGCACTGCAAACTCCATCCTCTAAATAGTCATTGTTTTAATGCTGTAATTCATGGATTTTGTCAGAGAGGTGCAGTAAATGAAGCGTTGGAAGTTTTGGAAGAAATGAAGAGCTCGCGAACATTTCCTGATGTTTATAGCTACAACATGTTACTTAATGCATTCTGCAAGAAAGGGGATGTTGAGAAAGGTCTTGAGTTGATGAAGGAAATGGAGCTCTGCCAGATAAAACCATCCATTGTTAACTACACTTCCCTCATCCTTCTATGCAAGAATAAGCTGAAGGGTCAACAACTCTATGATAAGTCATTGGAAGTTTATAATAGCATGCTACAAAATGCTATCCGGCCGAATACAATCATTTGCAATCATATTCTTAGGGTACATTGCAGGGAAGGTCAATTTAGAGAAGCTTTGACACTGTTGGAAGATTTTCATGAACAAGGAATTAACCTCAACCAATATTCATATAATGAAATCATCCACATGATTTGCAAAGAAAGCTATCCAAAAATGGCACTGGAGCTCATGCCAAGAATGCTTAAAAGGAATGTACTTCCGGGAGTTGTTAATTATAGTACTCTTATATCTGGCTTTGCAAAAGAACAGTCAAATTTTGAAATGGTTGAGAGGTTATTCACAAGGTTGGTAAAAGCAGGGATCACTTTCAACACCAAGACATACACAACTCTTATTAGCATACATGGCCGTACTCGCAAAAGGCACAAAGCATATTGCAGATTTGGGGAAATGATACAAAGTTGTTTGTGTCCAGATGAGGTGTCATATACAGCTTTAATAGCTGTCTTTTGTAATATCAGAGAAATGAACGTTGCCTGTGCATTATTTCAAGAAATGTCAAGGATAGGTTGTTTGCCTAATCTATATACATATACTTGTTTGATTGATGGATTCTGCAAGATAGACTACATAGATTTGGCCACACAGCTGTTTgatgaaatgaaaagaaagggaATTTTTCCAGATGTTGTAACTTACACTGTCCTCATTGCTTGGTACCATAAGCATGGCCGCATAGGTGagaaaaataagttatttgGCGAAATGAAGGCAAATTGTATTTTGCTAGATGATGGGATCAAAAAGTTGCAGGACCCAAAACTTGTGCAATTCAAGAATGTTGGGTAGCGGTTGGGAGAAGGGTAAGAATTTTGTTTGATCTATGCATTTGTCTTCCAATTTTGTTTGATCTATCTCTCAAATGCTTACTTTGTTATGGTTTTGATTCTTTTGAAGTACTTGATGTTGATTAGTTTCGTGTTCTGGGGAATTGTAGCATATGCTTCTGCTGTGAGTTGCCTCAAAGATTGGATGGAAATCATCCAGTGTACCTGCCATAGGAGGTGAATATCACAAGGTCAATCTTTGGGCTATTGGTGAACATAACGCTATGTTGGTTAGTTCTCTTCTCTTAATCATTTTTAAAGTTGTATCTAAATCACTAGTTTTATCTTTCTTGTTAGTTATTTCACTCTGGATAAAAGTTAAAAAGATTCCATTCCATTGATTatataagtgcatgtttggatacacgatGGAAAACCACGGTGAAGACAAAATCACGGTGAACAGCCACAAAAGTCAAGTGTGGTGGCATGTTAGTATCTGATTGCAAGGTATGAGACTTGAATGAtgagtctcacattggaagtatgagatTCAAATTTGGGGTTTATAAGGctttgggctctccaactacaataACTAACTTTTGTGATATGGTTCTCCGCTTCAAAGGTTCTTCTTCTTTGGGCTTGTTAGTACAATTGTCATAATTAACCTGTCAGCATAATTAATTTACCTTTTCTTGAGCAATTTGATTCAGTTTGTGTGTGCTAACTCTCATAGTGTGCTTCTATCAAGTATTTATGCAGCTTCTGAAATTTGTGAGAAAGGTAAAAGGATGAGGCGGATCATGTAAGATCGAGCCTAGAGGTTCTGGACAGGTAGTGCATATAGTTCAATTGTCTAATGTGTTATTAGGATATCCTGAAAGTTATGTTTATTTATGACAATTTGCAACTTCTGAAAATTTCAGCTCCAATGAACCACTTGATGAAGCTCCAGGACACATCATTTCTAGATTCACATAGCAAGAACCATTTAGCACAGCAGAATCCTCGGAACTTTCCTTATCAGGCTTTGAATTGTGAAGGTGTAGTGTGTCAGGATCTGACAttgagtgcatgtttggaaatca
This portion of the Lotus japonicus ecotype B-129 chromosome 3, LjGifu_v1.2 genome encodes:
- the LOC130749246 gene encoding pentatricopeptide repeat-containing protein At1g62914, mitochondrial-like, with product MLVLRSKVHQCLSRLYSSASSSLIMVDETPQVHANSEFNLSSVSPVPETNRELFHVVVRVIKSLNWKIAREKKFGSWVETHGFSHSVNYFRIIIHTFAMAGMHLEVFALLRDIVGYCKCDDSFEQFSTLLDLPHHSVLVFNVLIKVFASNSMLEHAHQVFVSAKNVGLELHIRSCNFLLKCLVEANRAVFVRFFFVELMETGPLPNIHTYTIMMSCGDIRLAAEILGKIYRSGGNPTVVTYGTYIRGLCECGYVDVAHKLVRKLHCKLHPLNSHCFNAVIHGFCQRGAVNEALEVLEEMKSSRTFPDVYSYNMLLNAFCKKGDVEKGLELMKEMELCQIKPSIVNYTSLILLCKNKLKGQQLYDKSLEVYNSMLQNAIRPNTIICNHILRVHCREGQFREALTLLEDFHEQGINLNQYSYNEIIHMICKESYPKMALELMPRMLKRNVLPGVVNYSTLISGFAKEQSNFEMVERLFTRLVKAGITFNTKTYTTLISIHGRTRKRHKAYCRFGEMIQSCLCPDEVSYTALIAVFCNIREMNVACALFQEMSRIGCLPNLYTYTCLIDGFCKIDYIDLATQLFDEMKRKGIFPDVVTYTVLIAWYHKHGRIGEKNKLFGEMKANCILLDDGIKKLQDPKLVQFKNVG